CAGGCCTCCCATGGCAAATGCGTAGGAGCGGCCCGAACGGTTGGCCCGGGCCCCAATCGGCGCCGCGGCCAGCGTCACCGCCAGGCACGCGAACGGCATCGCGAGCCGTTCGGCGATTTCCCGGCGCAACTTGCGCAGATCGTCCTTGCGCAGTTCGGTCGGGTTTTGGGCGACTTCCGCTTTCAAGGCCTTCTCGCGCTCCAACAGTTGCCGCAGGGTCTGGTCAATCTGCGTCATGGGCCGCTTCTTGGGGATGATTTCCGGCAGGACCAGCCGCATCGAATCGGTCTTGAGGCGTGGGACGTAACCGCTCTCGCCGGGCGGAATCAGATGCACATTGTTCATGGCCAGCACGGATTTTCCGTCTTCCCGAAGGAATTGGGCCGAATCGGCATAATAGGCCGAGGCGCGTCCGCCCTCTTCGGGTTTCAGGATGATGATGTTCTCGTACTTCCGGGTGGCGCGATCGCGCGATCCGATATAGACCCGCCACCCCGCATAATCGTTCACGACACCCGTCGGCAGCACGTCGAGGGTCAGGCGGAGCGGCAATTCGCTGTACAACAGGTCGTACACCTTGCCCACGGCCCACGGCTGGATGCGATCCTGCACAAGAAACGAAACGCCGCTCAGCGCAAAACCCGCCAGAATGACCGGAAGAATAATCCGTTTCAGCGGAATGCCGGCGGTTTTCATGGCGACAATCTCGTTGTTTTGCGCCAATCGTCCAAAGGCCAGCAGAATGCCCAGCATGAAGGTTATCGGCACCATATAGGAGGCCAGCATCGGCAGAAAGAGCAGCGCCAGGCGCGTGACGTCGCCAAGGGTCAACACCGCAATCGGCAGCGCGTCGCTCCGTTCGCGGATCTCGCTGGCGACGCCCACCACCGCGATGGCCGTCAAGGCCAAAATCGCCGGCACGGCGATCTGGCGCAGAATATATCGGTTGATCAGGCTCACTTCCGCTCCCGGATGGACGGTTTGTATCGCATGAACATACGGTATACACTCGATTCCGCGGAATGTAAAGGTGTTCCACGGCATCGGAGGGGCGCCCTGTGCCCAAGGCTGGGGCGCCCGTTTCCGTATAAGTATGCGGAGTAGGCAGCGTGGCGTCAACATCGCCCATCAATGCGATTGTCGTGCTGGGGCCGACCGCGTCGGGCAAGACGCGGCTCGGCGTGCGGATCGCCCATGCGTTCGGCGGCGAAATCGTTTCGGCGGATTCTCGGCAAGTGTACCGGGAACTGAACCTCGGTTCGGGGAAGGATCTCGGCGAATACATGGTTGACGGCGCCGCCATGCCCTACCATCTGATAGATATTGCGGATCTCTCGCAGGAATTCAGCGTCTTCGACTATCAGCAACGTTTCCACGAAACGTTTGCGGCGATACGGGCGCGTGGGGCGTTGCCGGTGGTTGTCGGCGGAACGGGACTCTACCTCGAAGCGGTTCTTGCCCGGTATCGGATGGTTGCCGTGCCGGAGAATCCCGCGTTGCGGGCCGAATTGGCCGGACTCTCCGATGCCTTGCTGCTGGCGCGGCTGGCGGCGTTGAAGCCACGCCTGCACAATACAACGGACCTCGAAACGCGCGAGCGGACCATCCGCGCCATTGAAATCGCCGAATATTCACGCGACCATGATCCTGAACCGGCGCCGGAAATCCGCCCCGTCGTGCTCGGCGCGCTATGGAATCGGGAGGAACTCCGGAATCGGATTCGCCTGCGCCTCGCCGAACGCATCCAGGCAGGCCTGATCGAAGAAGTGCGCGATCTGCATGCCGCCGGCGTGCCGTGGGAACGGCTCGAACGGCTCGGGCTCGAATACCGGTTCATCGCCGAGTATCTCCAAGGTAAAATCACGCGCCGCAACGACCTTGTCCAGAAACTCGGCGCCGCCATAGGCCAGTTTGCCAAGCGACAGGACACTTGGTTTCGCCGGATGGAGCGCAGAGGCTGCGTCATTCACTGGATTCCGCGCGCGGACGCGGAGACGGCGATGGAAATCCTTCATCGGGCGGGCTTACGATCCAACCGATCCGGCGGATCCGACCGATCCGACGAATTGCAGGAACCCCATGACGGCGCTTGAAAAATATCTGGCCCGCCATGCCGATCTGGAACGCTGGCCGCTGGTATCGGGCGATACGGCAGGCATCGCCCAAGCAGTCGTGATTCCCGTCATGGCGGAACGCGACACACTGTTTTCCACGCTCGACAGCCTTGCCGCCGACGATCCGGACGAGTTGGCCCGCACCTTGGTTGTCTGTGTCGTGAACAACCGGCCCGGCGCGGGGTGCATGGAAGAAAACCAGGAGACGCTGCGCCGATTGTGGCCGTTGATGGAGAATGGCGGACCGTTGCGGTTGGCCTGCGTGGACGCCAGTTCGCCGGGGTGCGAATTGCCGGGCGAGGGCGGCGTCGGTCTTGCCCGGAAGATCGGCATGGACCGGGCCCTGGGCCTTCTCGCGCACAACGGTTTCACACGGGGCGCCCTCGTTTGTCTCGACGCCGACACGCGGGTCCAGCCCGGCTACCTTCGCGCGATACGCGAAACGCTGTCGCGCGCGAGCGCGTGGGCCGCCGTCATTGATTATGCGCACCCGATCGAGCTGAGCCCCGCCGAGGCGGCCGCCATCGTATGTTACGAGACCTTTCTGCGCTACCACGTCATGGGTTTGCGCATGGCTGGATCGCCCTACGCATTCCATACCATCGGATCCGCCATGGCATGCCGGGCGGACGCCTACGCGGCGGTGTCGGGCATGAAGCCGCGCCAGGCAGGGGAAGATTTCTACTTTCTTCAGGCGCTCGCGAAGACCGGGCCGGTCGCGCTGATACACGACACGGTTGTCCGGCCTTCCGCGCGCCCGTCGGATCGCGTGCCGTTTGGCACCGGGGCGCGCGTCCGCCGGCATCTGGCTGGAATGGAAGACGAATATCGGTTGTACGATCCGCGCGGGTATCTTTTTCTGCGCGATTGGCTGCTTGGAGTGGAATCGCGTCCCGATGCCGGGCCGGATGTACTGCTGGCGGACGCCGGGCCGCTGCGCGCCTTTCTTGAAGCCCGGCGGTTTGCGGATATCTGGCCGCGGCTGCAGGCAAACAGCCGCGATGCGCGGCAGGCGCTTTGGCAATTCCATCGCTGGTTCGACGGTTTTTCCACGATCAAATGCTTGCATTATCTCCGCGACAACGGATTTCCGCCGGTGAAATCGTTCGATGCGCTTGCCTTTCTGGCTTCGGAAGTGGATTTGCCTCTCCCGGAACTCGGTCCGGGCATCGAACATGACCTGGAACGGCAAAAGGCGGTATTATGGCGTCTGCGGGACTGGGCGGCATCCGATCCGGGACCAAGAGGCATCGCATGAAACGTGCAAGACGAATGAACCACCCCGGATGGCTGATGGTTTTCGCTGCGGCGCTGGCGTGCGCGGTCGGCGCGGGCGCCGCGCGGCAAGGAGTGCGCATGAACGACAGAACGGTTCAAACGGGATTCATCAACCGGAGCGTCTCGGTTGGCGGCGTCGATCGCCGTTATGTCGTGTACGTTCCCCGCGAATACACGCCGGACAAGGCATGGCCGCTGATTTTGTTTTTGCATGGCGCGGGCGAACGCGGCGACGACGGACTGTTGCAGACGGAAGTGGGCATTGGACACGCCATCCGGCTCAATCCGGATCGGTTTCCGTGTCTGGTTGTCATGCCGCAGTGTCCGAAGG
This DNA window, taken from Candidatus Hydrogenedentota bacterium, encodes the following:
- a CDS encoding glycosyltransferase family 2 protein translates to MTALEKYLARHADLERWPLVSGDTAGIAQAVVIPVMAERDTLFSTLDSLAADDPDELARTLVVCVVNNRPGAGCMEENQETLRRLWPLMENGGPLRLACVDASSPGCELPGEGGVGLARKIGMDRALGLLAHNGFTRGALVCLDADTRVQPGYLRAIRETLSRASAWAAVIDYAHPIELSPAEAAAIVCYETFLRYHVMGLRMAGSPYAFHTIGSAMACRADAYAAVSGMKPRQAGEDFYFLQALAKTGPVALIHDTVVRPSARPSDRVPFGTGARVRRHLAGMEDEYRLYDPRGYLFLRDWLLGVESRPDAGPDVLLADAGPLRAFLEARRFADIWPRLQANSRDARQALWQFHRWFDGFSTIKCLHYLRDNGFPPVKSFDALAFLASEVDLPLPELGPGIEHDLERQKAVLWRLRDWAASDPGPRGIA
- the miaA gene encoding tRNA (adenosine(37)-N6)-dimethylallyltransferase MiaA; protein product: MASTSPINAIVVLGPTASGKTRLGVRIAHAFGGEIVSADSRQVYRELNLGSGKDLGEYMVDGAAMPYHLIDIADLSQEFSVFDYQQRFHETFAAIRARGALPVVVGGTGLYLEAVLARYRMVAVPENPALRAELAGLSDALLLARLAALKPRLHNTTDLETRERTIRAIEIAEYSRDHDPEPAPEIRPVVLGALWNREELRNRIRLRLAERIQAGLIEEVRDLHAAGVPWERLERLGLEYRFIAEYLQGKITRRNDLVQKLGAAIGQFAKRQDTWFRRMERRGCVIHWIPRADAETAMEILHRAGLRSNRSGGSDRSDELQEPHDGA
- a CDS encoding LptF/LptG family permease encodes the protein MPWNTFTFRGIECIPYVHAIQTVHPGAEVSLINRYILRQIAVPAILALTAIAVVGVASEIRERSDALPIAVLTLGDVTRLALLFLPMLASYMVPITFMLGILLAFGRLAQNNEIVAMKTAGIPLKRIILPVILAGFALSGVSFLVQDRIQPWAVGKVYDLLYSELPLRLTLDVLPTGVVNDYAGWRVYIGSRDRATRKYENIIILKPEEGGRASAYYADSAQFLREDGKSVLAMNNVHLIPPGESGYVPRLKTDSMRLVLPEIIPKKRPMTQIDQTLRQLLEREKALKAEVAQNPTELRKDDLRKLRREIAERLAMPFACLAVTLAAAPIGARANRSGRSYAFAMGGLLIVGFYVLQTAAMPKSLVPLSMDMLRAWLPNLVLGGVGAILLWRVDRV